One genomic window of Trichomycterus rosablanca isolate fTriRos1 chromosome 1, fTriRos1.hap1, whole genome shotgun sequence includes the following:
- the ccdc167 gene encoding coiled-coil domain-containing protein 167 — translation MTKPKNIKRENISVATEIDRIEEQRTHIQDRLEIAEFRHRREQLLDEERKALEDEMAILNERIQKFDKELGILRGENRRNMMLSVALLAISALFYYAFVN, via the exons ATGACCAAaccaaaaaacattaaaagggAAAATATAAGTGTTGCGACTGAG ATTGATCGGATAGAAGAGCAGCGAACGCATATTCAGGACAGGCTGGAGATAGCAGAATTCAGACATCGTCGAGAGCAACTCTTAGATGAGGAAAG GAAAGCCTTGGAGGATGAAATGGCAATCTTGAATGAGAGGATacaaaaatttg ATAAGGAGCTTGGGATTCTCAGAGGGGAGAACAGAAGAAATATGATGCTCTCTGTAGCACTTTTGGCGATCAGTGCTCTGTTCTACTATGCCTTTGTTAACTGA
- the atp6v1e1b gene encoding V-type proton ATPase subunit E 1, which yields MALSDADVQKQIKHMMAFIEQEANEKAEEIDAKAEEEFNIEKGRLVQTQRLKIMEYYEKKEKQIEQQKKIQMSNLMNQARLKVLKARDDMISDMLNDARQRLANVARDPTRYSALMDGLVLQGFYQLLEPKVSIRCCKRDLALVQAAVQKNIPIYKAAVKNSIEVRIDQENFLSPEISGGIEIYSADGKIKVANTLESRLDLMAQQMMPEIRVALFGVNQNRKFMD from the exons ATGGCGCTCAGCGATGCCGACGTTCAGAAGCAG ATCAAGCACATGATGGCTTTTATTGAGCAGGAAGCCAATGAAAAAGCAGAGGAGATTGATGCCAAG GCTGAAGAGGAGTTTAACATTGAAAAGGGTCGCCTGGTCCAGACTCAGAGGCTAAAGATCATGGAGTACtatgaaaaaaaggaaaagcaaATTGAGCAACAAAAGAAAAT TCAGATGTCTAATCTCATGAATCAGGCCAGGCTGAAGGTACTGAAGGCTCGTGATGACATGATCTCG GACATGCTGAATGATGCACGTCAGAGGCTGGCTAATGTAGCCAGAGACCCGACCCGGTACTCTGCCTTGATGGATGGACTGGTGCTACAG GGCTTCTATCAGCTACTTGAACCCAAAGTGTCAATTCGTTGCTGCAAGCGGGACTTGGCCTTGGTGCAG GCTGCTGTGCAGAAAAACATTCCTATCTACAAAGCAGCTGTGAAGAACAGTATTGAAGTCCGGATTGATCAAGAGAATTTCCTCTCTCCCGAAAT CTCTGGTGGAATTGAGATCTATAGTGCAGATGGGAAGATCAAGGTGGCCAACACTCTTGAGAGCAGACTTGATCTAATGGCACAGCAG ATGATGCCTGAAATTCGAGTTGCCCTATTTGGTGTGAACCAGAACCGCAAATTCATGGATTAA